Proteins from a genomic interval of Rhizobium etli CFN 42:
- a CDS encoding type IV secretory system conjugative DNA transfer family protein — protein MTNKFDPLGDLQRNFALALSSAKWGLKAGRSLKARSARRDVEELYGPEVADAVEAAIRSGRDPAPIIERAKRDLAARQERERQIADPPPLYGSARWPTSQDLRAYLRDRTAFDDPRSILLGAFSDEGQTIPPGFVHWDGDGHLLTIAPTRSGKGKTTIIPNLLRYQGSCVVLDPKGELFEATSQWRSKLGPVYRIAPLDGGSGKPVHRFDPVSRVRRESDARAIAMQMFPHDPKSPAFFADDAVGFVTAIIMFVRYKAPPHRQTLATVCQMASLKGASLLQIAKQMETFQPSADAARTILEKDPTRGLKVLQETLTSKLYEWKDVDIQRSVSGSDVSFESLKDRPATVYIEIPFDMMKTFSGWLRVLLKSALDAMLANPRIPELPVLFVLDEFLNIGPFPEYRDAIRTHAGAGIRLWFFLQDIYSIEEHYPGNSWRPFLNCAVKQFFGINDDDTAKMIGGYLGHKTHAVRTTGGSANVSSHLRDLYGDASTNTSFSMTEGVQFLGRPLLTSDEVRELLGGWQGDGWRYGITDIAGTRPFKTQLVVHEKSETCRQRIGMMMQGDDKWP, from the coding sequence GTGACCAATAAGTTTGATCCTTTAGGCGATCTTCAGCGCAACTTTGCGCTGGCGCTGAGTTCGGCAAAATGGGGACTGAAGGCCGGAAGGAGCCTCAAAGCGCGCTCCGCCCGGCGAGACGTCGAAGAGCTCTATGGTCCCGAAGTGGCCGATGCCGTCGAGGCCGCCATCCGTTCCGGTCGTGACCCTGCCCCCATCATCGAACGGGCCAAACGGGATCTCGCGGCCCGCCAGGAACGGGAGCGCCAGATTGCCGATCCTCCTCCGCTTTACGGTTCGGCCCGGTGGCCGACCTCGCAGGATCTTCGAGCCTACCTACGAGACAGGACCGCCTTCGACGATCCGCGGTCGATCCTGCTCGGCGCGTTCAGCGACGAGGGCCAGACGATACCACCGGGGTTCGTGCATTGGGATGGGGACGGGCACCTCCTGACAATCGCACCGACCCGTTCGGGCAAAGGCAAGACGACGATCATTCCGAACCTGCTGCGCTATCAGGGCAGCTGTGTGGTGCTCGACCCGAAGGGGGAGCTTTTTGAAGCAACCTCCCAATGGCGCAGCAAGCTTGGTCCGGTCTACCGGATCGCGCCCCTGGATGGCGGCTCGGGCAAGCCCGTTCATCGTTTCGATCCCGTCAGCCGTGTGCGTCGGGAATCCGATGCCCGTGCGATCGCCATGCAGATGTTTCCCCATGATCCGAAGTCGCCGGCGTTCTTTGCCGACGACGCGGTCGGTTTCGTGACGGCAATCATCATGTTTGTCCGCTACAAGGCGCCGCCGCACCGCCAGACATTGGCGACGGTGTGCCAGATGGCATCCCTCAAGGGCGCCAGCCTGCTCCAGATCGCGAAACAGATGGAAACGTTCCAGCCGTCCGCCGATGCCGCTAGGACGATCCTTGAGAAGGACCCGACGCGCGGGCTGAAGGTCCTGCAGGAAACGCTGACCAGCAAACTCTACGAATGGAAAGATGTCGATATCCAGCGCAGCGTCAGCGGCAGTGATGTCAGCTTTGAGAGCCTGAAGGACCGGCCGGCGACCGTCTATATTGAAATTCCGTTCGACATGATGAAGACGTTCTCCGGCTGGCTCCGGGTGCTGCTGAAGTCCGCCCTGGATGCGATGCTCGCCAACCCGCGCATACCGGAGCTTCCGGTGCTGTTCGTGCTCGACGAGTTCTTGAACATCGGCCCTTTCCCTGAGTACCGCGACGCGATCCGTACCCACGCCGGCGCCGGCATCCGGCTATGGTTCTTCCTGCAGGACATCTACTCGATCGAGGAACACTATCCGGGCAACAGCTGGCGACCCTTCCTGAATTGCGCCGTCAAGCAGTTCTTCGGCATCAATGACGACGACACCGCCAAGATGATCGGCGGCTATCTCGGCCACAAAACCCATGCGGTCCGGACGACCGGCGGCAGCGCCAACGTCTCGTCGCACCTCAGAGATCTCTACGGCGACGCCTCCACCAACACCAGCTTCTCGATGACGGAAGGCGTGCAGTTCCTCGGCCGCCCGCTACTGACCAGCGATGAGGTCAGGGAACTGCTGGGCGGCTGGCAGGGCGACGGCTGGCGCTACGGGATCACCGACATCGCCGGCACGCGGCCATTCAAGACGCAGCTGGTGGTACACGAGAAGAGTGAAACCTGCCGGCAACGCATCGGCATGATGATGCAAGGGGACGACAAATGGCCGTAG
- a CDS encoding MobA/MobL family protein, which produces MAIYHLHVKNISRGEGRSILAAAAYRAGETLPNEIEERMSVFGGRRDVVANEIRLPQGAPSWMADRAELWNAVEAAEIRKDARLAKELEFSLPRELPRSAWLGVAHAMADAYTAKGFVADLAIHDDGAQHNPHVHLLLTTRVITEKGFGPKIRSADGRAFVIEARSLWARVANAALGKAGIAVAIDERSYAKRQLERKPGEHRGPDREERQARRARLQQRRPQMIPRDNDDNLPVPDPDGSPIHPRELAKAESRMLDDMHGNAPPGAISREGDIAAARAVIDRQNTREMSEDQAAAYRLASEDMLDWLGEKTLSQDVADLDTLERWENHLDWLEPEQRLPAAPGDDGISREPDRGRS; this is translated from the coding sequence GTGGCCATCTACCACCTGCATGTGAAGAACATCAGCCGGGGCGAGGGACGTTCGATCCTCGCGGCCGCCGCCTATCGAGCCGGCGAGACGCTGCCCAACGAGATCGAGGAGCGGATGTCCGTCTTCGGCGGACGACGCGATGTCGTCGCCAATGAAATCCGCCTTCCGCAAGGAGCACCATCCTGGATGGCAGATCGCGCCGAGTTGTGGAACGCCGTGGAAGCTGCCGAGATCCGTAAAGACGCGCGCCTTGCCAAAGAGCTGGAGTTTTCACTGCCGCGCGAGTTGCCGCGCTCGGCATGGCTCGGCGTGGCGCACGCCATGGCGGACGCCTATACCGCCAAGGGCTTCGTTGCCGACCTTGCGATCCACGATGACGGCGCCCAACACAATCCGCATGTGCACCTGCTGCTGACCACGCGCGTGATCACCGAGAAAGGGTTCGGGCCGAAGATCCGCAGCGCCGACGGCCGCGCCTTTGTGATCGAGGCGAGAAGCCTCTGGGCGAGAGTTGCCAATGCTGCCTTGGGCAAGGCAGGCATCGCCGTGGCCATCGATGAGCGGAGTTATGCGAAACGTCAATTGGAACGGAAGCCGGGCGAGCATCGCGGCCCGGACCGAGAGGAACGACAGGCGCGCCGAGCCCGCCTGCAGCAACGGAGGCCGCAGATGATACCACGAGACAACGACGATAATCTGCCTGTTCCAGACCCGGACGGGTCGCCAATCCATCCGCGAGAACTCGCGAAAGCGGAAAGCCGCATGTTGGACGACATGCATGGCAATGCTCCGCCCGGCGCGATTAGTCGCGAAGGCGACATCGCTGCGGCACGGGCGGTCATTGATCGACAAAATACCCGTGAGATGAGCGAGGACCAAGCCGCCGCCTATCGGCTGGCCTCGGAAGACATGCTGGATTGGTTGGGAGAAAAGACTCTGTCACAAGATGTGGCTGACCTGGACACCCTCGAGCGCTGGGAAAACCACCTGGACTGGCTGGAGCCCGAGCAGCGGCTGCCGGCGGCACCTGGGGACGATGGAATATCGCGCGAACCTGATCGAGGCCGCAGCTAG
- a CDS encoding caspase family protein translates to MRKALIVGIDHYEHISPLNGCVNDAHSVRAALERNSDGTTNFKTPRLITGTGAADIVERAELKEAVRALFADQAEIALFYFAGHGYIEDTGGFLCAGDCKTGDDGLSLNEVMTIAAASPAINKVIILDSCHSGIAGERPAMKGFSEISTGMTILTASTADQYALETGGPNPGGVFTSLLVDALSGAAANLVGDVTPGSVYAHIDQSLGPWAGQRPLFKTNVQTFVSLKKADAPIPLSDLQQLATLFPTQDYAFPLDPGYEPERSAEQKADPTIPPPDPAKTAVFAILQKFVKVNLVRPVNAPHMWHAAMQSKSCELTVLGEHYRKLVEAGMI, encoded by the coding sequence ATGCGCAAGGCACTCATTGTCGGGATTGATCACTATGAACATATCTCGCCGCTAAACGGCTGCGTAAACGACGCGCACTCGGTTCGCGCGGCCTTGGAGCGGAATTCCGACGGCACAACCAATTTCAAGACGCCGAGGCTCATCACTGGCACCGGTGCAGCCGATATCGTCGAACGTGCTGAACTCAAAGAAGCGGTTCGTGCGCTGTTTGCTGATCAAGCTGAGATTGCGCTCTTCTATTTCGCCGGCCATGGGTACATTGAGGACACGGGCGGGTTTCTCTGTGCGGGCGACTGCAAGACTGGCGATGACGGGCTTTCGCTCAATGAAGTGATGACTATTGCCGCTGCGTCGCCCGCAATCAATAAGGTGATTATCCTCGACAGCTGCCATAGTGGCATTGCCGGTGAACGTCCGGCAATGAAGGGCTTTTCGGAAATTTCGACTGGAATGACCATCCTCACAGCTTCCACCGCTGACCAATACGCTCTGGAGACAGGTGGTCCCAATCCAGGCGGCGTCTTCACGAGTCTGCTGGTCGACGCCTTAAGTGGCGCCGCTGCGAACCTTGTGGGTGACGTGACTCCTGGCAGTGTCTACGCGCATATCGACCAATCACTCGGTCCTTGGGCTGGGCAGAGACCCCTGTTCAAAACGAACGTACAAACGTTCGTGTCATTGAAGAAAGCCGACGCGCCAATCCCATTGAGCGATCTGCAGCAGTTAGCGACGCTCTTTCCAACACAGGATTACGCGTTTCCGCTCGATCCCGGGTATGAGCCCGAGAGGAGTGCCGAGCAGAAGGCCGATCCGACGATCCCGCCCCCCGATCCGGCGAAGACTGCTGTCTTCGCCATTCTGCAGAAATTCGTAAAAGTGAACCTGGTCCGGCCTGTCAATGCTCCTCACATGTGGCACGCCGCGATGCAAAGCAAGAGCTGCGAGCTCACGGTGCTTGGTGAGCACTACCGGAAGCTCGTTGAAGCGGGGATGATCTAG
- a CDS encoding M48 family metalloprotease has protein sequence MAVEKVNVQNLKNSSFPTWLSLVFGSWVGLLWGSLISAPVGIGFGVLAGSAFGGFLAVPLWGTIWGLVGLGRQRENAIRQQGITLLKEGDPLARRVYTLSAQLGLKTRPWVGVMPHNNAYAIGAHADAALVVIGQPLIDTMSEAEVDAVIGHELGHIANNDMRRMGLARSFQNSLVWYLGFSQTVQNWGRWILTWLSELFVLRLSRSREYWADAIGAALTSKEHMIAALEKLHNGPKLSEFERSNARLMFRGVAAGSLLSTHPTLEERRAALRTEAYLKQIPLLTDHGAISHSSHRPR, from the coding sequence ATGGCCGTAGAGAAGGTGAATGTTCAAAATCTCAAAAATAGCAGTTTCCCGACATGGCTGAGCCTGGTGTTCGGCAGCTGGGTCGGATTGCTCTGGGGCAGCCTGATCTCGGCGCCGGTCGGAATCGGATTTGGCGTCCTTGCCGGAAGCGCGTTTGGTGGCTTCCTGGCGGTCCCGCTGTGGGGTACCATCTGGGGTCTTGTCGGCCTCGGCCGGCAGCGCGAGAACGCTATCCGTCAACAGGGCATCACGCTCCTGAAGGAAGGCGACCCGCTCGCACGGCGCGTCTACACGTTGTCTGCCCAACTCGGGCTGAAGACGCGGCCATGGGTCGGCGTAATGCCGCACAACAATGCCTACGCCATTGGCGCCCATGCCGACGCCGCCCTGGTGGTGATCGGCCAACCGTTGATCGACACGATGAGCGAGGCGGAAGTGGATGCCGTCATCGGCCACGAGTTGGGCCATATCGCCAACAATGACATGCGCCGCATGGGCCTGGCGCGCTCGTTTCAGAACTCCTTGGTGTGGTATCTCGGTTTTTCGCAGACAGTGCAGAACTGGGGCCGTTGGATCCTGACCTGGCTGTCTGAGCTGTTCGTGCTGCGCCTGTCGCGCAGCCGCGAATACTGGGCCGATGCGATCGGTGCCGCCCTCACAAGCAAGGAGCATATGATCGCCGCTTTGGAGAAGCTGCACAACGGGCCGAAGCTCAGCGAATTCGAGCGTTCCAACGCGCGACTGATGTTCCGCGGTGTGGCTGCAGGGTCTCTGCTGTCGACACACCCGACCCTCGAAGAACGCCGTGCGGCGCTCCGGACCGAGGCCTACCTGAAACAGATCCCCTTACTGACAGACCATGGCGCGATATCCCACAGTTCGCACCGCCCCCGCTAA
- a CDS encoding discoidin domain-containing protein, with product MQLLRECVVTASSGCHRYPYWNEQFLFDGREDTGWCTPSRSQPTTEFLEIDLGKETVLQQLRILSRKINADAGFPGKIVASAWKDGTWAEFWEQQEIVNTPDAWHTWDIGSTKTSKVRLEFSEVGRRPEGKYFLQFMELELLSPADEEIANV from the coding sequence ATGCAGTTGTTACGCGAATGTGTCGTTACCGCTTCCTCCGGATGCCATCGGTATCCCTATTGGAACGAGCAGTTTCTCTTTGACGGGCGGGAAGATACCGGCTGGTGCACGCCCAGCCGGTCACAACCCACTACCGAATTCCTGGAAATCGATCTGGGGAAGGAAACCGTTCTCCAGCAATTGCGCATTCTTTCCCGGAAGATCAACGCCGATGCCGGCTTCCCGGGCAAAATCGTTGCGAGCGCGTGGAAGGACGGAACCTGGGCAGAATTCTGGGAACAGCAGGAGATCGTCAATACTCCGGACGCCTGGCACACTTGGGACATCGGCTCGACCAAGACTTCCAAAGTCCGCTTGGAATTTTCCGAGGTCGGTCGACGGCCTGAAGGAAAATATTTCCTCCAGTTCATGGAGCTCGAGCTCCTGTCCCCTGCCGATGAGGAGATCGCCAATGTTTAA
- a CDS encoding response regulator transcription factor yields the protein MNDMNIHGTKAVDFPAKLTRQESRCLQFSCQGLTDRQIARRLDLSVHTVRMHLANTRLKLSARSRVEAAAIALSKGLIQLLFVLVLIPPAMAPATARTTIPPCSARQTEKIACDIFSQIL from the coding sequence ATGAATGACATGAATATCCATGGCACTAAAGCCGTTGATTTTCCTGCAAAATTAACCCGTCAAGAGAGTCGCTGCTTACAGTTTTCATGCCAAGGTTTGACTGATCGTCAAATCGCCAGAAGGCTCGACCTATCGGTACACACCGTTCGGATGCATCTGGCAAATACACGTTTAAAGCTGAGTGCTCGATCCCGTGTGGAAGCTGCAGCCATCGCCTTGAGCAAAGGCTTAATTCAACTACTCTTTGTCCTGGTGTTGATCCCACCTGCGATGGCTCCCGCGACGGCGAGAACAACGATACCCCCATGTTCAGCCAGGCAAACCGAAAAAATTGCCTGCGATATTTTTTCTCAAATTTTGTAA
- a CDS encoding site-specific integrase: MKTALRHGWISHLPDFSAPYRASGKITHRAWFSPEEYKRLYTHTRERVRATQGTSWEHAVAQMHDYILFMANTGLRPDEANRLEYRDVTIEQEEQDGERILVIEVRGKRGVGYCKSTSGAVHPFERLVKRNTPKPTDLIFPQDHKKQFNRVLEHCELKFDREGNRRSAYSLRHTYICLRLLEGADIYQIAKNCRTSVEMIEKHYAVHLKNTLDAKAINVRRRTRAVVDA; this comes from the coding sequence ATGAAGACTGCCTTGCGGCACGGCTGGATCAGCCATTTGCCGGACTTTTCCGCCCCGTATCGCGCATCCGGCAAAATCACTCACCGCGCCTGGTTTTCGCCCGAGGAGTATAAGCGCCTCTATACCCACACCCGCGAGCGCGTACGAGCCACCCAGGGCACGAGCTGGGAACATGCCGTCGCGCAGATGCACGACTATATCCTCTTCATGGCGAATACGGGCTTGCGGCCGGACGAGGCCAACCGGTTGGAATATCGGGACGTGACGATTGAGCAGGAAGAGCAAGATGGCGAGCGCATTCTGGTGATTGAGGTGCGCGGCAAACGCGGCGTCGGCTACTGCAAGAGCACGTCGGGTGCGGTCCATCCGTTTGAACGGCTGGTGAAGCGTAACACGCCCAAACCCACTGATTTGATCTTCCCCCAGGACCACAAAAAGCAGTTCAACCGGGTGCTCGAGCACTGTGAGCTGAAATTCGATCGTGAGGGCAACAGGCGCTCGGCCTATAGCCTGCGTCACACCTATATCTGCCTGCGCCTCCTCGAGGGCGCGGATATCTATCAAATTGCCAAGAACTGCCGGACCAGCGTGGAAATGATTGAGAAGCACTATGCGGTGCATCTGAAGAACACCCTCGATGCCAAGGCCATCAATGTGCGGCGGCGGACGAGGGCTGTTGTAGATGCGTAG
- a CDS encoding DNA methyltransferase, with product MPAARNTILYGDCMTLMQRLQGGSVDFILTDPPYLVRYRDRRGRTVANDNNAVWLKPAFAEMHRVLKPGRLAVSFYGWNHVDRFMEAWRKAGFRVVGHLVFVKSYASSQRFVRYHHEQAYVLAKGDAAPPAQPIADVLPWDYTGNRMHPTQKPLRPLEQIIRAFSKPGELVLDPFCGSGSTLLAAARSGRDYLGMELEHRHQLTASLRVHSGMA from the coding sequence ATGCCCGCGGCCCGCAACACCATCCTGTACGGCGACTGCATGACCTTGATGCAGCGCCTACAGGGCGGGTCGGTGGATTTCATCCTGACCGATCCGCCTTACCTGGTGCGCTACCGCGACCGTCGCGGGCGCACCGTGGCCAACGACAACAACGCTGTGTGGTTGAAGCCCGCCTTTGCTGAAATGCATCGCGTCCTCAAACCCGGCAGGTTGGCGGTGAGCTTCTATGGTTGGAACCATGTCGACCGGTTCATGGAAGCCTGGCGTAAGGCCGGGTTCCGGGTGGTCGGCCATCTGGTCTTCGTCAAATCCTATGCGTCCTCGCAGCGGTTCGTGCGGTATCACCATGAGCAGGCCTATGTTCTGGCAAAGGGCGACGCCGCGCCGCCCGCGCAACCGATCGCGGATGTTCTGCCGTGGGATTATACCGGCAACCGGATGCATCCGACCCAAAAACCGTTGCGTCCGCTGGAGCAGATCATCCGGGCGTTCAGCAAGCCCGGTGAGTTGGTGCTCGACCCGTTCTGTGGGTCCGGCTCGACGTTGCTCGCCGCCGCGCGAAGCGGACGGGACTACTTGGGTATGGAGCTGGAACATCGTCATCAGTTGACGGCGAGTCTGCGGGTTCATTCCGGCATGGCGTAG
- a CDS encoding DUF3800 domain-containing protein, whose amino-acid sequence MNSHSEYHLFIDDTGSRDPDHELPGQRKDSMDCFGLGGFLIKQEDVDELTAQHAAFCAAHGINYPLHSHKIRGGRGDFGWLRNPEKARIFFSELDSFMLSLPVMGIAVVIDRPGYVLRYREKYNDRLWLMCKTAYSILIERATKFADSQGRTLRVFFEESGKHEDRDLIAYAKALKAEGMPFAGEGAAAYGSLPPAEFRRIVMGEPKRRTKKAPMLQIADLLLYPMAKGGYDPTYKPYVDLKKAGKLIDAHLREEDRPSMGIKYSCFK is encoded by the coding sequence ATGAACTCACACTCCGAATACCACCTCTTCATCGACGATACCGGCAGTCGGGATCCCGACCATGAACTCCCCGGGCAACGCAAAGACAGCATGGACTGCTTCGGCCTAGGCGGCTTCCTGATCAAGCAGGAAGACGTAGACGAGCTGACGGCGCAGCACGCGGCGTTCTGCGCGGCGCACGGCATCAACTACCCGCTTCACTCGCACAAGATCCGGGGCGGGCGCGGCGACTTCGGCTGGCTGAGGAACCCCGAAAAAGCGCGCATCTTTTTCTCAGAATTGGACAGCTTTATGCTGTCACTGCCGGTGATGGGAATCGCGGTCGTAATCGACCGACCCGGATATGTGCTGCGCTATCGCGAGAAGTACAACGACCGGCTTTGGCTTATGTGCAAGACTGCGTACTCGATCCTCATCGAGCGCGCGACGAAGTTCGCCGACAGCCAGGGCCGCACCCTACGTGTCTTTTTCGAGGAGAGTGGCAAACATGAGGACCGTGACCTGATTGCGTATGCCAAAGCGCTGAAGGCTGAAGGCATGCCGTTTGCGGGTGAAGGCGCCGCCGCCTACGGGTCCTTGCCCCCCGCCGAATTTCGGCGAATCGTCATGGGTGAGCCGAAGCGCCGGACCAAGAAGGCGCCGATGCTGCAGATCGCCGACCTGTTGCTGTACCCGATGGCCAAGGGCGGCTATGATCCTACCTATAAGCCTTATGTCGACCTGAAGAAGGCTGGCAAGTTGATCGACGCACACCTTCGCGAAGAGGACAGGCCGAGCATGGGCATCAAATACAGTTGCTTTAAATGA
- a CDS encoding aspartate aminotransferase family protein → MFELIPEDVPKVLTEFRRIGTRLPVPESVAVLSEIFRNEPPSVLTQFPTVWTRASGSQIFDPYGNIWLDWTSGVIAANLGHGSEAVGAAIIEVASRPLLHSYVYPTLERAAYLNMVKEVLGYEKALLLTTGSEAVEAAIKIALRNGASRGKEKIVSFDYAFHGRTMGAQSAGGIAAQQTWLPQNSRTFTRIPFPARDSVADGFDPVEPLSKLEEEGGGVAAVLIEPYQGSSLKVADKAAVANIEKWCRAHNALLICDEVQAGFGRTGRMFGYEYLNIEPDLVCCGKGISNGFPMAMVLCSNEVVRNFNLGELSSTHSGNPLGLAAATAVLNAFTNSNILANVTARSAQLLEGLHAISAEFHPHIEDVRGVGLAAGLVFKDPRICALVAKRSWQSGLLVFAPIGREKTILKFTPPLSISAEQIADGLLALHGAVSTVVETIGGHE, encoded by the coding sequence ATGTTTGAGCTTATTCCCGAAGATGTGCCGAAGGTCCTAACCGAATTTCGGCGCATCGGCACCAGACTCCCGGTTCCGGAAAGCGTCGCAGTACTTTCCGAAATTTTCCGCAACGAGCCCCCTTCGGTTCTCACCCAATTCCCAACCGTCTGGACGAGAGCCTCAGGATCGCAAATCTTCGACCCTTATGGAAACATCTGGCTTGACTGGACCTCCGGGGTTATCGCCGCCAATCTCGGTCACGGATCAGAAGCAGTCGGTGCCGCCATTATCGAGGTTGCTTCGAGACCCCTCCTTCACAGCTATGTCTACCCCACATTGGAACGGGCTGCCTACCTCAACATGGTGAAGGAGGTTTTGGGATACGAGAAGGCGCTGCTGTTGACCACCGGCAGCGAGGCAGTCGAGGCAGCGATCAAGATTGCGCTGCGTAACGGCGCCTCTCGCGGAAAAGAAAAGATCGTCAGCTTCGACTATGCGTTCCACGGCCGCACGATGGGCGCTCAATCGGCCGGCGGCATCGCCGCACAGCAAACATGGCTCCCGCAAAATAGCAGGACATTCACCCGAATTCCCTTTCCTGCGAGGGACAGTGTCGCCGATGGTTTTGATCCCGTCGAGCCACTGAGCAAGCTCGAGGAGGAAGGAGGCGGCGTCGCCGCGGTTCTGATTGAACCCTACCAAGGCAGCTCACTCAAGGTGGCGGATAAGGCGGCCGTCGCGAATATCGAAAAATGGTGCCGAGCCCACAATGCGTTGCTCATCTGCGACGAGGTGCAGGCGGGGTTCGGCAGAACGGGTCGCATGTTTGGTTACGAATATCTGAACATTGAACCCGACCTCGTTTGCTGTGGCAAAGGGATCTCGAACGGCTTCCCGATGGCCATGGTGCTTTGCTCGAACGAGGTCGTGCGCAACTTCAATCTCGGAGAACTGTCGAGCACCCATTCCGGAAATCCATTAGGCCTGGCTGCCGCGACAGCCGTCCTCAACGCATTTACGAATTCGAACATCCTCGCGAATGTCACGGCTCGCAGTGCACAACTCTTGGAGGGGCTGCATGCCATCTCTGCCGAATTCCACCCGCACATCGAGGATGTTCGGGGCGTCGGTCTGGCTGCCGGCTTGGTCTTCAAAGACCCACGTATCTGCGCTCTTGTCGCGAAGCGCTCATGGCAATCGGGCCTCTTGGTGTTTGCGCCGATAGGCCGGGAAAAGACCATTCTCAAGTTTACGCCACCGCTGTCGATTTCAGCCGAGCAGATTGCCGACGGCCTTCTGGCTCTTCACGGCGCTGTGTCCACGGTCGTAGAAACCATCGGAGGTCACGAATGA
- a CDS encoding TIR domain-containing protein, whose protein sequence is MPDEEEHGFLHGLKLPPGYAENEQAFLDARAQAQKLMASIKQPLVQFDKVDTENGVIGPTVVKKNPPFPSRALVIAACDMLKVLGHSGFDALLLRWDLPAGVGDGSGLAARATSLAKYALSDPELRTAEGHALQSEIAREAGEIYRAGWMTNIGEKERDAFKRASAVAGSMDDVTESGMLVYGTNDVQNAAVNVPGRPAKPKSNKVFIVHGHDEAALEKLARFLEKVGLEIIILKEQPNQGRTIIEKYEGCADEVGFAVVLLTPDDVGSAAAATGQAQRARQNVIFELGYFSGKLGRGKVCLLRKGNVEMPSDLFGVVYTDMDSSDGWKMALVKELKAAKLEFDPNRLWE, encoded by the coding sequence ATGCCTGATGAAGAGGAACATGGTTTCTTACATGGTTTGAAACTGCCGCCCGGCTATGCAGAAAATGAGCAGGCATTTTTGGACGCTCGCGCTCAGGCTCAAAAACTCATGGCCTCGATCAAGCAGCCACTCGTTCAATTCGACAAGGTCGATACGGAGAATGGGGTGATCGGCCCAACCGTGGTTAAGAAAAATCCACCCTTCCCGTCCAGAGCGCTGGTCATCGCAGCTTGCGATATGCTGAAGGTCTTAGGACATTCTGGCTTTGACGCTCTCCTTCTCAGATGGGATCTACCCGCAGGCGTAGGCGACGGGTCCGGTTTAGCCGCCAGGGCAACCTCTTTGGCGAAATACGCCCTCAGCGATCCCGAGCTGCGAACGGCGGAAGGGCATGCTCTTCAGTCTGAGATCGCTCGCGAAGCAGGCGAGATCTATCGCGCTGGATGGATGACCAATATTGGCGAGAAAGAGCGGGACGCCTTCAAGAGGGCTTCAGCAGTCGCCGGATCCATGGATGACGTTACAGAGAGCGGGATGCTCGTTTACGGGACAAATGACGTGCAAAATGCTGCTGTGAATGTACCTGGGCGGCCGGCGAAGCCGAAATCCAACAAAGTTTTCATCGTCCACGGCCACGACGAGGCCGCTTTGGAGAAGCTGGCGCGATTCCTCGAAAAAGTAGGGCTCGAAATCATCATTCTCAAGGAACAGCCAAACCAGGGTCGAACCATCATCGAGAAGTACGAAGGTTGCGCGGACGAAGTCGGGTTTGCGGTGGTACTCCTCACACCGGATGACGTAGGATCAGCGGCGGCCGCCACCGGCCAGGCGCAACGCGCCCGTCAGAACGTCATCTTTGAACTAGGCTATTTTTCCGGGAAACTGGGACGCGGAAAAGTCTGCCTGCTGCGCAAGGGCAACGTCGAAATGCCGTCTGACCTGTTCGGGGTCGTCTATACCGATATGGACTCGTCCGACGGATGGAAAATGGCGCTTGTGAAGGAGCTTAAGGCGGCCAAACTTGAATTCGACCCCAACCGGCTCTGGGAATGA